In the genome of Persephonella sp. KM09-Lau-8, one region contains:
- a CDS encoding 4Fe-4S binding protein: MAYGEWQLKAWHEIPIGSIVPEAGSSRVNHTGSWRMLRPVLNYDKCTHCLICWIFCPDDSIPVSPQERFETDFDYCKGCGICAVECPYDALEMVPEMEVKLKELEEELG; this comes from the coding sequence ATGGCTTACGGAGAATGGCAACTTAAAGCATGGCATGAAATACCAATAGGTTCTATAGTTCCAGAAGCAGGCTCAAGTAGAGTTAACCATACAGGTTCATGGAGAATGCTCAGGCCTGTCCTGAACTATGACAAATGTACACACTGTCTTATATGCTGGATTTTCTGCCCAGATGATTCTATTCCTGTATCTCCACAGGAAAGATTTGAAACAGATTTTGACTACTGTAAAGGCTGTGGTATCTGTGCAGTTGAATGTCCTTATGATGCTCTTGAAATGGTTCCTGAAATGGAAGTTAAACTAAAAGAACTTGAAGAAGAATTAGGCTAA
- the porA gene encoding pyruvate ferredoxin oxidoreductase, whose amino-acid sequence MAQTKVVALTGNQAAAEAMRQINFDVAAVYPISPQTELMGFFAEYVANGEVDTELIAVDGEHSAMATCIGAAAAGARTITASAGPGIAYMVENLYVASGMRVPIVLLDVNRALSAPLSIHCDHADSMLTRDTSWISLFSENAQEAYHNIIMSVKISEKAMFPIIVNYDGYIVSHSIEDVEILDDETVRNFVGPSDIHRIPYPLLDVEKPVTYGATAQPDYYTECKYQQHVDFLKVYDIVKEVFAEFAEIIGKHYDFIEEYKTEDAEYIGISMGSSFGTLKDAVDRLREQGKKVGAIKIRLYRPFPAKEIAQALSKAKGVVVLDRADSFDGIGGPLFKDIVTSLMWTENKPFVHNFIYGLGGREIHEEEFMRAFDRLERLEKGIDTRDSFVEYLQVRE is encoded by the coding sequence ATGGCTCAAACAAAGGTAGTAGCTTTAACAGGTAATCAGGCCGCTGCAGAGGCCATGAGACAAATTAATTTTGATGTTGCAGCGGTTTATCCAATATCTCCCCAAACAGAATTAATGGGATTTTTTGCAGAGTATGTTGCAAATGGAGAAGTAGATACAGAATTAATTGCTGTTGATGGTGAGCACTCTGCAATGGCAACCTGTATAGGTGCTGCAGCCGCAGGTGCAAGAACAATAACAGCTTCAGCTGGTCCAGGTATAGCTTATATGGTAGAAAACCTTTATGTTGCTTCTGGAATGAGGGTTCCAATTGTTCTCTTAGATGTTAACAGAGCATTATCTGCACCACTTTCTATTCACTGTGATCACGCAGATAGTATGCTTACAAGGGATACAAGCTGGATATCCCTATTCTCTGAAAATGCCCAGGAAGCATACCACAACATAATAATGTCTGTAAAAATTTCTGAAAAAGCAATGTTCCCAATTATTGTTAACTATGATGGATATATTGTTTCACACTCTATTGAGGACGTAGAAATTTTAGACGATGAAACAGTTAGAAACTTCGTTGGGCCTTCTGACATACATAGAATCCCATATCCACTTTTAGATGTTGAAAAACCAGTTACTTATGGTGCAACAGCACAACCAGACTACTACACAGAATGTAAGTATCAGCAGCATGTTGATTTCCTGAAGGTCTATGACATTGTTAAAGAAGTTTTTGCCGAGTTTGCAGAAATTATAGGAAAACATTATGACTTTATAGAAGAATACAAAACAGAAGATGCAGAATATATCGGAATATCGATGGGTTCATCTTTCGGAACACTGAAGGATGCTGTTGATAGATTAAGAGAGCAGGGTAAAAAAGTTGGAGCTATCAAAATAAGACTTTACAGACCTTTCCCAGCTAAAGAAATAGCTCAGGCACTTTCTAAAGCTAAAGGAGTTGTTGTTTTAGACAGAGCAGACTCTTTTGATGGAATAGGTGGGCCATTATTCAAAGATATAGTTACCTCTCTTATGTGGACAGAAAACAAACCTTTTGTTCATAACTTCATTTATGGACTTGGTGGAAGGGAAATCCATGAAGAAGAATTTATGAGAGCATTTGATAGACTTGAACGCCTTGAAAAAGGCATTGATACAAGAGACAGCTTTGTAGAATACTTACAAGTGAGGGAGTAA
- a CDS encoding thiamine pyrophosphate-dependent enzyme, translating to MAKKRPIALLSELASHRETFGDQMPLAPGHRMCIGCGIPPIVNEILLAINEPVIVANATGCLEVTTGVYPVTAWNVPWIHVNFQSTATVAAGVEAAYKVLKKKGVIPEDKRVHVVAFGGDGGSYDIGFQALSATAERGHDVLYVCYNNEGYQNTGYQRSSATPIGAYTKTTPVGKAHIGKEEPRKDLTMIMAAHGIPYVAQASPHIFRDLTKKTKKAMSMPGFKFINVLEPCTLSWRFAPEDTMRLAKLAVETRYWPVYEVIDGKYWKVNIKPKKPKPIEEYIAAQPRWKHVLKYPEVLERIQKEVDEKWNLLLHLEEMSKKLAEEEGIDYEELFKVPED from the coding sequence ATGGCAAAAAAGAGACCTATAGCATTATTATCAGAGTTAGCTTCTCATAGAGAAACTTTTGGTGACCAGATGCCACTTGCACCTGGTCATAGAATGTGTATCGGTTGTGGAATTCCACCAATTGTTAATGAAATCTTACTTGCAATAAACGAGCCTGTTATTGTTGCAAACGCAACAGGATGTCTGGAAGTTACAACAGGTGTTTATCCTGTAACAGCATGGAACGTGCCATGGATACACGTAAACTTCCAATCAACAGCAACTGTTGCAGCTGGTGTTGAGGCTGCATACAAAGTTCTAAAGAAGAAAGGAGTTATTCCTGAAGATAAAAGAGTTCATGTTGTTGCTTTTGGTGGAGACGGTGGTTCTTATGATATTGGATTTCAGGCTTTATCTGCTACAGCTGAAAGAGGACATGATGTTCTTTATGTTTGTTATAACAACGAAGGATATCAAAACACAGGATATCAAAGGTCTTCTGCTACTCCGATAGGTGCTTACACAAAAACAACACCTGTAGGAAAAGCACATATCGGTAAAGAAGAACCAAGAAAAGACCTTACAATGATTATGGCTGCCCACGGAATTCCTTATGTTGCACAGGCTTCTCCACATATATTCAGGGATCTTACAAAGAAAACTAAAAAAGCAATGTCAATGCCCGGATTCAAATTTATAAATGTTCTTGAGCCCTGTACACTTTCTTGGAGATTTGCTCCAGAAGATACAATGAGACTTGCTAAACTGGCTGTTGAAACAAGATACTGGCCTGTTTACGAAGTAATAGATGGAAAATACTGGAAAGTAAATATAAAACCTAAAAAACCAAAACCAATTGAAGAATACATTGCAGCTCAGCCAAGATGGAAACACGTTCTTAAATATCCAGAGGTTCTGGAGAGAATTCAAAAAGAAGTTGATGAGAAATGGAATCTCCTTCTTCACCTTGAAGAGATGTCTAAGAAACTTGCAGAAGAAGAAGGTATTGACTACGAAGAATTATTCAAAGTTCCAGAAGATTAA
- a CDS encoding DUF302 domain-containing protein, which translates to MKTIIIAVALLIGYSFAYEDFVQYEKGYYYVVIKKGSFKVINAKLQEEITNHGWDVIHTMNVDKTVKSKTPYKTHLLCKAKYLKKGVEYFKPIGVIIPCKMAIYVEGNKVVIMVEDVMELGKIYAPNDKKFEAFLNQVKNEMIDILNKTAARFMSSKYTPYE; encoded by the coding sequence ATGAAAACCATCATAATAGCTGTAGCTCTTTTGATAGGCTATAGCTTTGCTTACGAGGACTTTGTCCAGTATGAAAAGGGCTATTACTATGTGGTGATAAAAAAGGGCTCTTTTAAGGTGATAAATGCCAAACTGCAAGAAGAAATTACCAATCATGGATGGGATGTGATTCATACAATGAATGTTGACAAAACTGTAAAATCCAAAACTCCTTACAAAACCCATCTGCTTTGTAAAGCTAAGTATCTGAAAAAAGGTGTTGAGTATTTTAAACCTATCGGTGTCATTATCCCGTGTAAAATGGCTATTTATGTAGAGGGAAACAAGGTAGTTATAATGGTTGAGGATGTTATGGAACTGGGGAAGATTTATGCTCCCAACGATAAAAAATTTGAAGCCTTTTTGAATCAGGTTAAAAATGAGATGATTGATATACTTAACAAAACAGCTGCCAGATTTATGAGTAGTAAATATACTCCTTATGAGTAA
- a CDS encoding tetratricopeptide repeat protein gives MSDRINILKKALEKDPDNPLGLYGLAVELFKEKKYDEAILYLKKYLDIHEDEGSAYRLLAQSYLNIGDIEKAIEYYQKGIEQAKKFNHDSMVEEFQAEIENLKSML, from the coding sequence ATGTCAGATAGAATAAATATCTTAAAAAAGGCTTTAGAAAAAGACCCAGATAATCCTCTTGGTTTATATGGACTGGCAGTAGAGCTTTTTAAGGAAAAAAAATATGATGAGGCAATTTTATATCTGAAAAAATATCTTGATATCCATGAGGATGAAGGTTCTGCATATAGACTTTTGGCACAATCTTATCTGAATATTGGAGATATTGAGAAAGCAATAGAGTATTACCAGAAGGGTATTGAACAGGCTAAAAAATTTAATCATGATTCAATGGTTGAGGAATTTCAGGCTGAGATAGAAAATCTAAAAAGTATGCTTTAG
- a CDS encoding glycosyltransferase family 9 protein encodes MRILVIRFSSLGDVILASSILNPLYESGYAVDFLTLKPFASLFEKDYRINKILAPEKENLNSILQIKQFASSLENYDVVIDIHRNLRSFLLTKFLNAKVLKYPKNALKRRAYTNPFLRKYIKDEFNVLQAYSQPLKELGINLTEIPKPEIMLTSEDKETVKKLLPENFIVIGAGARYQNKAYPYYDKVAKLLGQRGFNVVLIGSKEDKENDFNIYPENTIDLRGKLSLRESLATISHAKLTISNDSAVAHMSRAVKVPVLMIYGATHPYFGFAPLKDEGDYICLNLPCQPCDIHGKKKCKLETVDCLTGIAPSEITEKALKLIKL; translated from the coding sequence TTGAGAATACTGGTAATCAGATTTTCTTCACTGGGAGATGTGATATTAGCCAGTAGCATTCTTAATCCTCTTTATGAGTCCGGTTATGCTGTTGATTTCCTTACACTTAAACCTTTTGCATCTTTATTTGAAAAGGATTACAGGATTAACAAAATCTTAGCTCCTGAAAAAGAAAATCTAAACTCAATTCTCCAGATTAAACAATTTGCTTCTTCTCTTGAAAACTATGATGTAGTTATTGATATCCATAGAAATCTAAGGTCTTTTTTGTTAACTAAGTTCTTAAATGCAAAAGTCTTAAAATATCCAAAGAATGCATTAAAAAGAAGGGCTTACACGAACCCATTTTTAAGAAAATACATAAAAGATGAATTTAATGTTTTGCAGGCTTACAGCCAGCCTTTAAAGGAACTGGGTATAAATCTGACAGAAATACCAAAACCTGAAATTATGTTAACTTCTGAAGATAAAGAAACAGTTAAAAAATTACTCCCTGAAAATTTTATTGTCATAGGAGCAGGAGCCAGATATCAAAATAAAGCCTATCCATACTACGACAAAGTTGCAAAATTACTTGGACAGAGAGGATTTAATGTTGTTTTAATTGGTAGCAAAGAAGACAAAGAAAATGACTTTAATATCTATCCTGAAAATACCATTGATTTAAGGGGAAAGCTTTCTCTCAGAGAAAGCCTTGCAACCATTTCCCATGCAAAACTTACCATTAGCAATGATAGTGCAGTGGCTCACATGTCAAGGGCTGTTAAAGTTCCTGTCCTTATGATTTATGGTGCCACCCATCCATATTTTGGTTTTGCTCCTTTAAAAGATGAAGGGGATTATATCTGCCTTAACCTTCCCTGTCAGCCATGTGATATACACGGAAAGAAAAAATGCAAACTTGAAACAGTGGATTGTCTTACCGGCATAGCTCCTTCTGAAATTACAGAAAAAGCCCTGAAGCTAATTAAGTTATAA
- a CDS encoding tetratricopeptide repeat protein, whose product MEKKKLPLEQDVDIEFEYKVYMFLDFVKKNIKLFIAGIILIILLIVAFFYYKHHKQEILNKSSSIAYQISKLYQDKKYEEAEKLINKLKKEYPDSPFVKVAIAYDLLIKKDQNKITPDDINKLQVRLNSQQLNAGLTEYKGYLYYKNKEYGKTLNTIKTIDQRYYNYISALTLKAFTLQKTGNSSEAKNIFNEILQFSKYDYFKLLAKENL is encoded by the coding sequence ATGGAGAAGAAAAAACTTCCCCTTGAGCAAGATGTTGATATTGAATTTGAATACAAAGTCTATATGTTTCTTGATTTTGTAAAGAAAAATATAAAGCTTTTCATTGCAGGTATAATTTTGATTATCTTACTAATTGTAGCCTTCTTCTATTACAAACATCATAAACAGGAAATCCTTAACAAATCATCTTCCATAGCCTATCAGATAAGCAAACTTTATCAGGATAAAAAATATGAAGAAGCAGAAAAACTTATAAATAAACTTAAAAAGGAATATCCAGATTCTCCTTTTGTGAAAGTAGCTATTGCCTATGACCTTCTTATAAAAAAAGACCAGAACAAAATAACCCCAGATGATATCAACAAACTACAGGTAAGGCTTAACTCACAACAGCTTAATGCAGGGCTTACAGAATATAAAGGATATCTGTATTACAAAAACAAAGAATATGGCAAAACATTAAACACTATAAAAACAATAGACCAGAGATATTATAACTATATTTCTGCACTTACTCTAAAGGCTTTCACATTGCAAAAAACAGGCAATTCTTCGGAAGCAAAAAATATATTTAATGAAATTCTCCAGTTTTCAAAATATGACTACTTTAAACTTTTAGCAAAAGAAAATCTTTAA
- the purC gene encoding phosphoribosylaminoimidazolesuccinocarboxamide synthase, which produces MEKKEKLYEGKAKIIYATDEPDKVIAYYKDSATAFDAIKKATIKGKGVLNNTIASFFFKLLNEKGIPTHFIKQLSDREMLIYKVEIIPVEVVVRNIAAGSIVKRLGIPEKTEFNPPLVEFYLKNDELHDPIICEQHIYAMNLATPEEVQKMKELALKVNEILKEFMAKQGVILVDFKLEFGRKDGEIVLADEISPDTCRFWDAKTGESLDKDRFRFDLGDLIEGYKKILEKIEGEKKDA; this is translated from the coding sequence ATGGAAAAAAAGGAAAAACTATATGAAGGAAAGGCAAAAATAATATACGCTACTGATGAACCTGATAAAGTAATAGCTTATTACAAAGATTCTGCAACAGCTTTTGATGCTATTAAAAAAGCTACAATAAAAGGAAAAGGTGTCCTTAACAACACAATTGCTTCATTTTTCTTTAAACTTCTAAATGAGAAAGGCATTCCCACCCACTTTATAAAACAGCTTTCAGACAGGGAGATGCTTATATATAAAGTGGAAATAATACCTGTTGAGGTTGTTGTCAGAAATATCGCAGCCGGCAGTATAGTAAAAAGACTTGGTATCCCTGAAAAGACAGAATTTAATCCACCTCTGGTGGAGTTTTATCTTAAAAATGATGAACTCCATGACCCTATAATCTGCGAACAGCACATATATGCTATGAACCTTGCCACACCTGAGGAAGTTCAAAAAATGAAAGAGCTTGCCCTGAAAGTAAATGAAATCCTCAAAGAATTTATGGCAAAGCAGGGTGTAATACTTGTTGATTTTAAACTGGAGTTTGGAAGAAAAGATGGTGAGATAGTCCTTGCAGATGAAATATCACCTGATACATGCAGGTTCTGGGATGCAAAAACAGGAGAAAGCCTTGATAAAGACAGATTTAGATTTGACCTTGGAGACCTTATAGAAGGATACAAAAAAATACTTGAAAAGATAGAAGGGGAAAAGAAAGATGCTTGA
- the galU gene encoding UTP--glucose-1-phosphate uridylyltransferase GalU, with product MLEVRKAVIPVAGFGTRFLPATKATPKEMMPIVDKPIIQYIVEEAVASGIDTIIFVTGRHKRAIEDHFDYAPDLEEALERAGKEELVQLVREVSNLANFIYIRQKEQLGLGHAILTAEPAIGNEPFAVLLGDELIINHAYPGLKQLIDVYRKFGKSVIGTTEVPKEETYKYGIVEGTFIEENIRLVNYLVEKPEPEEAPSTSAIIGRYILTPNIFDALKRTPFGKGGELQLTDALMTLRKDEVIYSKDIEGIRHDTGNKFGYIKAIVDFALEREDTKDFVKELILQKAKELEG from the coding sequence ATGCTTGAAGTTAGAAAAGCAGTAATTCCTGTTGCAGGATTTGGAACACGATTTTTACCTGCTACAAAAGCAACTCCAAAAGAGATGATGCCTATTGTGGATAAGCCTATCATCCAATATATAGTTGAAGAAGCTGTTGCCTCAGGGATTGATACAATAATCTTTGTTACAGGAAGACACAAAAGGGCGATAGAAGACCATTTTGATTATGCACCAGACCTTGAGGAAGCTCTTGAAAGGGCAGGAAAGGAAGAACTGGTTCAGCTTGTTAGAGAGGTATCAAACCTTGCAAATTTCATATATATCAGACAAAAGGAGCAGCTTGGTCTTGGACATGCCATACTTACAGCTGAACCGGCTATAGGAAATGAGCCATTTGCTGTTTTGCTGGGAGATGAATTAATAATAAATCATGCATACCCGGGATTAAAACAATTGATAGATGTTTATAGAAAATTTGGTAAATCTGTTATAGGGACAACAGAAGTTCCCAAAGAAGAAACATACAAATACGGGATAGTGGAAGGAACATTTATAGAAGAAAATATAAGACTGGTTAATTATCTTGTGGAAAAACCAGAACCAGAAGAAGCCCCATCCACATCTGCAATTATCGGTAGATATATCCTTACCCCAAATATATTTGATGCTTTAAAAAGAACACCGTTTGGAAAAGGCGGTGAACTCCAGCTTACAGATGCCCTGATGACCCTTAGAAAAGATGAAGTTATTTACTCAAAGGATATAGAAGGAATAAGACACGACACAGGTAATAAATTTGGATATATAAAAGCTATTGTTGATTTTGCTCTGGAGAGGGAAGATACAAAGGACTTTGTCAAAGAGTTAATACTTCAAAAGGCAAAAGAGCTTGAAGGATAA
- the rsmA gene encoding 16S rRNA (adenine(1518)-N(6)/adenine(1519)-N(6))-dimethyltransferase RsmA gives MKDKGFRTKKKFGQHLLIASGVIQKIVDEIDVRPEDIIVEIGVGTGQLTEEILKRNPKKLYGIEIDPEAYPIIEEKFSEYKNFQLIKKDFFDVNLFELSEGQKIKVVGNLPYNVASLILVNMPFYIDIIQLCVFMLQKEVAEKLIAKPKTKQYTFLSVFIQTFFDVEYVMSVPARFFKPPPKVTSAVVKLIPKEKPPIDKVKEYKNFVSHLFSARRKMLRTKLPVEVLKKADIPETARAEELTVEDFINLFKNS, from the coding sequence TTGAAGGATAAAGGATTTAGAACCAAAAAAAAATTTGGACAACATCTTTTAATAGCATCAGGGGTAATACAAAAAATAGTAGATGAGATAGATGTCCGGCCAGAAGATATTATTGTTGAAATAGGGGTAGGCACAGGGCAGTTAACAGAAGAAATACTAAAAAGAAATCCTAAAAAACTATACGGAATTGAGATTGACCCTGAGGCCTATCCTATAATAGAGGAAAAATTTTCAGAGTATAAAAATTTCCAGCTAATTAAAAAAGATTTTTTTGATGTAAACCTCTTTGAACTATCTGAAGGTCAAAAAATCAAAGTGGTAGGAAATCTCCCTTACAACGTGGCATCTCTTATTCTGGTAAATATGCCTTTTTATATTGATATTATCCAGCTATGTGTATTTATGCTACAAAAAGAAGTAGCAGAAAAACTAATTGCAAAACCTAAAACAAAGCAATACACATTTTTATCTGTTTTTATACAAACATTTTTTGATGTGGAATATGTTATGAGTGTTCCTGCCAGATTTTTCAAGCCACCACCTAAAGTGACATCTGCCGTCGTGAAACTTATTCCCAAAGAAAAACCCCCAATTGACAAAGTAAAAGAGTATAAAAACTTTGTTTCCCATCTATTTTCAGCCCGTAGAAAGATGCTCAGGACTAAATTGCCTGTTGAGGTTTTAAAAAAAGCAGATATTCCTGAGACTGCAAGGGCTGAAGAGCTAACAGTAGAAGACTTTATAAACCTTTTTAAAAATTCCTGA
- a CDS encoding DUF503 domain-containing protein has protein sequence MFIGSIVFDMYIPHATSLKEKRMVVRSMKEKLKAKFNVSVSEVGNQDLWQSAQVAVVMVAPDQKQVEKVMQNIINFVEINFPEVHINIYKEIY, from the coding sequence ATGTTTATAGGAAGTATTGTTTTTGATATGTATATCCCCCATGCAACCTCATTGAAGGAAAAAAGAATGGTTGTCCGCTCAATGAAGGAGAAACTAAAGGCCAAATTTAATGTTTCGGTATCAGAGGTTGGAAATCAGGATTTATGGCAGTCTGCACAGGTTGCAGTTGTGATGGTTGCTCCAGACCAAAAACAGGTGGAAAAAGTAATGCAAAATATAATAAACTTTGTAGAAATTAATTTTCCTGAAGTCCATATAAATATTTATAAGGAGATATACTAA
- a CDS encoding ribosome-binding factor A, producing MKKSHKSEKVNAAIRKALSEVFLYDMPLQDNLITITNVETAPDLSKSDIYITALKDVEKVAEELNQKQGYIGHLLSKRVKIRKIPVLKFIPVPSSTI from the coding sequence ATGAAAAAAAGCCATAAATCAGAAAAAGTTAATGCAGCAATAAGAAAAGCATTAAGTGAGGTATTCCTATACGATATGCCACTACAGGATAATCTAATCACAATTACAAATGTAGAAACTGCACCAGATTTAAGCAAATCAGATATTTATATAACAGCTCTAAAAGATGTTGAAAAAGTTGCTGAAGAACTAAATCAAAAGCAGGGTTATATCGGGCATTTACTTAGCAAAAGGGTAAAAATCAGAAAAATACCAGTGCTAAAATTCATACCAGTTCCTTCATCAACTATCTAA
- the sppA gene encoding signal peptide peptidase SppA: protein MKKKIIIGILIFLGIFWFLSYLNYKSSPKIAVIEVKGVISGYMDTVSNIDKAQKDSSIKAVVLLVDSPGGAVGAAQEIYTAIEKLRKTKPVVVSMGNVAASGGYYISAPANVIYANPGTITGSIGVIIQHVDASKVLDKIGIKIENIKSGQNKDILYPNHSLTPEQKRLLEATILDVYDQFLDAIVKYRPIKKEELKKYADGRIFSGKQAQKIGLVDKLGNIQDAINEAKKLSKMEGKKVQVIYIRKEKSFLQKLTDSKISISDILTVPQFMYLMKF, encoded by the coding sequence ATGAAGAAAAAAATAATAATAGGAATTTTGATATTTCTGGGAATTTTCTGGTTCCTGTCTTATCTAAACTACAAATCCTCACCTAAAATTGCTGTGATTGAGGTAAAAGGGGTAATATCCGGTTATATGGATACAGTTTCTAATATAGACAAAGCCCAAAAGGATTCCTCAATAAAAGCTGTGGTTTTACTGGTTGATAGCCCTGGTGGAGCAGTTGGAGCTGCACAGGAGATATATACTGCCATTGAAAAGCTTAGAAAAACAAAACCCGTTGTTGTATCAATGGGAAATGTAGCTGCTTCAGGAGGTTATTATATAAGTGCACCTGCAAATGTAATATATGCAAATCCTGGAACAATAACAGGTTCGATAGGTGTTATTATCCAGCATGTAGATGCCTCTAAAGTTCTGGATAAAATAGGAATAAAAATAGAGAATATAAAAAGCGGTCAGAACAAAGATATCCTCTATCCAAATCACTCGCTCACCCCTGAGCAAAAGAGATTATTGGAAGCCACTATACTGGATGTTTATGACCAGTTTTTAGATGCTATTGTAAAATACAGACCAATCAAAAAAGAGGAACTTAAAAAATATGCAGATGGAAGGATTTTTTCAGGAAAACAGGCTCAAAAGATAGGGCTGGTAGATAAACTGGGAAACATTCAGGATGCTATTAATGAGGCAAAAAAACTTTCTAAAATGGAAGGAAAAAAGGTTCAGGTAATATATATCAGAAAGGAAAAATCATTCTTACAAAAATTAACAGACTCAAAAATTTCTATATCTGATATACTTACCGTTCCACAATTTATGTATCTAATGAAATTCTGA
- a CDS encoding iron-sulfur cluster assembly accessory protein, with protein sequence MQSTVNFTVTEAAAAEIKRIADEQGIENPILRVRVVPGGCSGFQYAMGFDEAIEENDKVVELENGVKIAIDEFSAPYIGGAVLDYVQDFMGGGFTIKNPNAASSCGCGNSFSC encoded by the coding sequence ATGCAATCAACTGTTAATTTTACTGTAACAGAAGCAGCTGCAGCTGAAATCAAAAGAATAGCTGATGAACAGGGAATAGAAAATCCAATCCTCAGGGTTAGAGTTGTTCCTGGAGGATGCTCAGGATTTCAATATGCAATGGGATTTGATGAAGCTATAGAAGAAAATGACAAAGTTGTTGAACTGGAAAACGGAGTAAAAATTGCTATTGATGAATTCTCTGCACCATATATCGGTGGAGCAGTTTTAGACTATGTTCAGGACTTTATGGGTGGCGGATTTACAATTAAGAACCCTAATGCTGCAAGTTCTTGTGGATGCGGTAATTCATTCTCTTGCTAA
- the hemJ gene encoding protoporphyrinogen oxidase HemJ, protein MYLWIKALHVISVISWMAVLFYLPRLFVYHAENKDKKEFVSVVKIMEYKLFKYIGVPAFWGTVLTGIAMIAMNPEMFKTGGWIHLKLTAALLLIAYFIHLSFIRKKLENDECTKSGKFFRFYNEVPTILMIIIVIMAIVRPF, encoded by the coding sequence TTGTATCTGTGGATTAAGGCTTTACACGTAATATCTGTTATATCATGGATGGCTGTTTTATTTTATCTTCCCCGTCTCTTTGTTTATCATGCAGAAAATAAAGACAAAAAAGAGTTTGTATCTGTAGTAAAAATAATGGAATATAAACTTTTTAAATATATCGGGGTTCCCGCCTTCTGGGGAACAGTTTTGACGGGAATAGCTATGATTGCAATGAACCCTGAAATGTTCAAAACAGGTGGCTGGATACATCTAAAGCTGACTGCGGCTTTACTGCTTATTGCCTATTTTATACATCTTTCATTTATCAGAAAAAAATTAGAGAATGATGAATGCACAAAATCAGGTAAATTTTTCCGATTTTACAATGAAGTGCCAACAATTTTGATGATAATAATAGTTATAATGGCAATTGTCAGACCATTTTAG